In one Bradyrhizobium cosmicum genomic region, the following are encoded:
- a CDS encoding amino acid ABC transporter substrate-binding protein: MKHFRSIGLALAATFAVSQAGAQELTGTLKNIKDTGAITLGFRDSSIPFSYLDDNQKPIGFAMDICYKIVDAVKKELKLDKLEVKLNPVTSATRIPLMANGTIDLECGSTTNNVERQKQVAFTNTHFLTASRYVFKKSSGLKSIDDLKGKTVVSTAGTTNIKQLTEANVEKKLGANIIPAKDHAESFLMVETDRAVAFVMDDILLASLVAGSKSPDDYVISKDAFSKPEPYGIMLRKDDAPFKKVVDAATAALYTSGEGQKIYDKWFTQKIPPKGLNLNSPISAELKNEFAKPTDSPNPDDYK, translated from the coding sequence GTGAAACATTTCCGTAGCATCGGCCTCGCGCTCGCCGCGACCTTCGCCGTCAGCCAGGCCGGAGCGCAGGAGCTGACCGGTACGCTGAAGAACATCAAGGACACCGGCGCCATCACGCTGGGCTTCCGCGACTCCTCGATCCCGTTCTCCTATCTCGACGACAACCAGAAGCCCATCGGGTTTGCGATGGACATCTGCTACAAGATCGTCGACGCCGTGAAGAAGGAGCTCAAGCTCGACAAGCTCGAGGTCAAGCTCAACCCCGTGACCTCGGCGACCCGTATTCCGCTGATGGCCAACGGCACCATCGACCTCGAATGCGGCTCGACCACCAACAACGTCGAGCGCCAGAAGCAGGTCGCCTTCACCAATACCCACTTCCTGACCGCCAGCCGCTACGTCTTCAAGAAGTCGAGCGGCCTCAAGTCGATCGACGACCTCAAGGGCAAGACGGTGGTTTCCACCGCCGGCACCACCAACATCAAGCAGCTCACCGAGGCCAACGTCGAGAAAAAGCTCGGCGCCAACATCATCCCGGCCAAGGATCACGCTGAGTCCTTCCTGATGGTCGAGACCGATCGCGCGGTCGCCTTCGTGATGGACGACATCCTGCTCGCGAGCCTCGTGGCCGGCTCGAAGTCGCCGGACGACTACGTCATCTCCAAGGACGCGTTCTCAAAGCCCGAGCCCTACGGCATCATGCTGCGCAAGGACGACGCGCCGTTCAAGAAAGTGGTCGATGCCGCGACTGCTGCGCTCTACACCTCGGGCGAGGGCCAGAAGATCTACGACAAGTGGTTCACCCAGAAGATCCCGCCGAAGGGCCTCAACCTCAACAGCCCGATCTCGGCCGAGCTGAAGAACGAGTTCGCAAAGCCCACGGATTCGCCGAACCCGGACGACTACAAGTAA
- a CDS encoding M20 family metallopeptidase — translation MTRADAISRAREDFKSGAFLTELDRRVAYRTESQNPSRGAELRGYLEQEMVPAFAALDFTSRIVESPSGKAPFLLAEHHESETAPTVLIYGHGDVVDGMEGEWRDGRDPWRTTVAGTRLYGRGTADNKGQHSINMAALRAVRDARGGKLGFNAKFIVEMGEEIGSPDLGKVCDLNRDALKADLFMASDGPRLSADRPTLFLGCRGGIRIHLDVNLRDGGHHSGNWGGVLANPATILVNAISALVDGHGRLQLDALKPPRLTNQIRSYLADVQVVPTEDEPALAENWGEEGLSAAERLYAWNTLEVLAMSSGNIDKPANAIPGHANAVLQLRFVVGTRVDGLVDAVRAHLVEKGFPMVEVRAAQSFAASRTDFDSPWIKWAANSVQETTGKPPAVLPNFGGSLPNDVFSEILGLPTIWVPHSYPGCSQHAPNEHILLPLTEEALTIMAGLFWDLGELPRPLT, via the coding sequence ATGACCAGAGCCGACGCCATCTCCCGCGCCCGTGAGGATTTCAAATCCGGCGCGTTCCTCACCGAACTCGACCGCCGCGTCGCTTATCGGACCGAGAGCCAGAATCCGTCGCGCGGCGCGGAGCTGCGCGGCTATCTGGAACAGGAGATGGTGCCCGCCTTCGCGGCGCTGGATTTTACCAGCCGCATCGTCGAATCTCCCAGCGGCAAGGCACCATTCCTGCTGGCCGAGCATCACGAGAGTGAGACGGCGCCGACCGTATTGATCTACGGCCATGGCGACGTCGTCGACGGCATGGAAGGCGAGTGGCGCGACGGCCGCGATCCCTGGCGCACTACAGTTGCGGGCACGCGGCTTTACGGCCGCGGCACTGCCGACAACAAGGGTCAGCACAGCATCAACATGGCAGCGCTCCGCGCGGTGCGCGACGCCCGCGGCGGCAAGCTCGGCTTCAACGCCAAGTTCATCGTCGAGATGGGCGAGGAGATCGGCTCGCCCGATCTCGGCAAGGTCTGCGATCTCAATCGCGATGCGCTCAAGGCCGACCTGTTCATGGCCTCCGACGGGCCGCGTCTGTCGGCCGACCGCCCGACCCTTTTCCTCGGTTGCCGCGGCGGCATCCGCATCCATCTCGACGTCAATCTGCGCGATGGCGGCCATCATTCCGGAAATTGGGGCGGCGTGCTCGCCAACCCTGCGACCATTCTGGTCAACGCCATTTCCGCGTTGGTCGACGGTCATGGCCGGCTGCAACTCGATGCGCTGAAGCCGCCGCGGCTCACCAATCAGATCCGCAGCTATCTTGCCGACGTGCAGGTGGTGCCGACCGAGGACGAGCCGGCGCTCGCGGAGAACTGGGGCGAGGAAGGGCTGTCGGCCGCCGAGCGACTCTATGCCTGGAACACGCTCGAAGTGCTGGCGATGTCGTCAGGCAATATCGACAAGCCCGCCAACGCCATTCCCGGTCACGCCAATGCCGTGCTGCAGCTGCGTTTCGTCGTCGGCACCAGGGTCGACGGCCTGGTCGATGCCGTTCGTGCGCATCTGGTCGAGAAGGGTTTTCCGATGGTCGAAGTGCGGGCCGCGCAAAGCTTTGCGGCTTCGCGCACCGATTTCGACAGCCCGTGGATCAAATGGGCGGCGAACTCGGTGCAGGAGACCACCGGCAAGCCGCCGGCGGTGCTGCCGAATTTCGGCGGCTCGCTGCCCAACGACGTTTTCTCCGAAATCCTGGGCCTGCCGACGATCTGGGTCCCGCACTCCTATCCCGGCTGCTCCCAGCATGCGCCCAATGAGCACATCCTGCTGCCATTGACCGAAGAGGCCTTGACGATCATGGCCGGGCTGTTCTGGGATCTCGGGGAATTGCCCAGGCCACTGACTTGA
- a CDS encoding LLM class flavin-dependent oxidoreductase → MAKQIRLNAFAMNCVAHQSPGLWTHPRDRTANYNRLPYWIDLAKTLERGRFDGLFLADVLGVYDVYGNSPDAALRNAAQSPSNDPLLLLSAMAAVTQNLGFGVTSNLSFEPPYPFARRMSTLDHLTEGRIGWNVVTGYLDSAARGAGRDKQTGHDDRYDIADEYMEVVYKLWEGSWEDDAVLRDRARGIFTDPSKVHRVNHEGANYRINNTIHLSEPSPQRTPVLYQAGTSPRGRQFAAKHAECVFMSGPSAKIIGPRVSAIRQEAAAIGRNPAEILMFNMMTIILGNTEAEAAAKYADYRSHISPEGALALMSGWTGIDFSGYELDQQVRHVQNDAGRSALDNVTRGDPDRVWTVRDVIEHVGIGGAGPVVVGTPESVADKIEDWFEKTDVDGLNVAFAISPGDFEDIADMLVPELTKRGRYKPEYAKGTLREKLFGDGRARLDAPHPAAGYRVGKKG, encoded by the coding sequence ATGGCCAAGCAGATCAGGCTCAACGCCTTTGCGATGAATTGCGTCGCGCACCAGTCACCGGGCCTGTGGACCCATCCGCGCGACCGCACCGCCAATTATAACCGCCTGCCCTACTGGATCGACCTTGCCAAAACGCTGGAGCGCGGCCGCTTCGACGGACTGTTCCTGGCCGACGTGCTCGGCGTCTACGACGTCTATGGCAACAGCCCTGACGCAGCCCTGCGCAATGCAGCGCAGTCGCCATCGAACGACCCGTTGCTGCTGCTCTCGGCGATGGCGGCGGTGACGCAGAATCTCGGCTTCGGCGTCACCAGCAATCTCTCGTTCGAGCCGCCCTACCCGTTCGCGCGGCGGATGTCGACGCTCGATCATCTCACCGAGGGACGGATCGGCTGGAACGTCGTCACCGGCTATCTCGACAGCGCCGCGCGCGGCGCCGGCAGGGACAAGCAGACCGGGCATGACGACCGCTACGACATCGCCGACGAATACATGGAGGTCGTCTACAAGCTCTGGGAAGGAAGCTGGGAGGACGATGCGGTGCTGCGCGACCGGGCGCGCGGCATCTTCACCGATCCCAGCAAGGTTCATCGCGTCAATCATGAAGGTGCGAACTATCGCATCAACAACACCATTCATCTCAGCGAGCCGTCACCGCAGCGCACGCCCGTGCTGTACCAGGCCGGCACCTCGCCGCGCGGCCGGCAGTTCGCGGCCAAGCACGCCGAATGCGTGTTCATGTCGGGACCGTCGGCCAAGATCATCGGGCCGCGCGTCTCCGCGATCCGCCAGGAAGCAGCCGCGATCGGCCGCAACCCGGCGGAAATCCTGATGTTCAACATGATGACGATCATCCTCGGCAACACCGAAGCCGAAGCGGCGGCCAAGTATGCCGATTACCGGTCGCATATCAGCCCGGAAGGCGCGCTCGCCCTGATGTCGGGATGGACCGGCATCGACTTCTCCGGCTACGAGCTCGACCAGCAGGTCCGTCACGTCCAGAACGATGCCGGCCGCAGCGCTCTCGACAACGTCACCCGCGGCGACCCCGACCGCGTCTGGACCGTGCGCGACGTCATCGAACATGTCGGCATCGGCGGCGCCGGCCCCGTCGTGGTCGGCACACCCGAAAGCGTCGCCGACAAGATCGAAGACTGGTTCGAGAAGACCGACGTCGACGGCCTCAACGTCGCGTTTGCGATCTCGCCCGGCGATTTCGAGGACATTGCCGACATGCTGGTGCCGG